The DNA window CCTGAAGATGAGTCCCGGCACCTCTTCGCGTGCAATGCCCATTCTCCGGATGGGCAAAACGTCATCATCCAGGCCGGCTGCGAAGTGACGGTCGATCTGCTGCGGAACCACGGCCTGAATCCGATCGAGGTGCGTACGGACGAATTCCTGAAGGCGGGTGGTTCCGTGTTCTGCATGAAGCAGATGTTCTGGTGGCGATATCCGCTTACGGCCATGAACATTTCTGTCGTAATCCCCACCCTCAACGAGGAAGAGCACGTCGCGGAAGCCATTCGCTCGGCTCAGGAAGATGGCGCCAGCGAGGTGATCGTAGTCGACGGCGGTTCCACAGACCGAACCGTCGAGACGGCCGCGGAGTTGACGCGTGTCATATCGGCGCCGCGTGGACGAGCTCGACAGATGAATCACGGAGCGCGCGAGGCGAGCAGCGAAGTCATCCTCTTCCTCCATGCAGACACGCGGCTGGCGCTGGGCTCGCTTCCAGCCATCATCAGGGCAGTGACCGAAGGGTTCTGTGCCGGATGTTTCGGACTCAGGTTCGAGCCAAGTTCTCTGCTGCTTGGAATCTACGGACGCCTCACGGTCCTTCCATTCAAGTCACTTTGCTTTGGTGACCGCGGTCTTTTTGTGGTCCGAAGCGTCTTCGAAATGACAGGAGGTTTCGATGACATCCCGATATTCGAGGATCTGGAGATCGTAAGACGCCTGCATCGCATGGGGCGCTTTGTCCGACTCAGTGAGCGACTGTCCACGTCGAGTCGACGATTTATTGAGCACGGCGCTTTCCGCCAACAGGTCAAGAACGTCGTTCTCTGGATCGGATATCACGTCGGAGTCAGTCCGGCACGGCTGGCGCGACATTATAGGTACGCGGAATCGGCCGGGAAGGCCCCGCTCCTCAGCGAAGAACGTAACTCGCTCTGAAAAACACATGTCGCGTAGCGGACGGAAAGAACTGAGGTCCCAATGGCCCAACGTTTCCGAAGAGCAGCAGTTCGCTATTCAGTACGTTGTTGACGTCTACACCGATGGAGAGCCCGCCAAGCGGTGATGCCGGGTTGAAGGTCTGACTGACGGAAGCGTCCATCACGAAGTACGGGTCCACGGTCAGCGATTCATCCTCCAGGCCCGTGGCGTCCCGTCCACCTGAATTGTCGATGTACTGCCTGCCTACGTAGCGCGCGAAGGCTCCGATGCGAAACCCTGAACGCCGATATGTCAACTCAAGATTGCCATTCGTCGATGGGAAACCCGGAATCGGATTGTCTCTTCTGTCCAGCTGAACGGTCGAGAAGTCGGGAAGCGTCGCGAACTCGACAAATCGTTTGTAGCGAGCACGACCAACCGTGAAGTTGCCGTACATGTTGAGATTCCTGGTGAGACCGACCCGCCATTCGGATTCGACGCCCACATGCCGTGTTCGATCTGCGTTACCTGTTCGCGGGACGCCGAACTGATCGAGGCCACCACTGGGTACGATCTCATCCATGAACTCCATCCAGAAGCCGTTGATGGTGATACTCGAACGCGCGTCGTTTCGACCTACGCCCACTTCGAAATCCAGCAGGTGCTCCGAGTCGACGAAGGGTCGGTCGACGTCAATTCTTCCGTTGGCATCCGTCTCGAATCGGGGCAGGAAGCCTGCTCCCGCCTCTTCCCCGTCATACAGCGACTTGAGCCTGGGCTCGCGACTTGAATAGGCGATGCTTCCGTACGCACTCCACGCTCGCTCGGGATTTACGGTCACGCCGATTCGTGGATTAACCATTACATATGGCTTCGTTAATCGAGTCGCGAAGAACACCTCATCGTAGACACGATATTGGACGCGCGTAACAAGTGCCTCAGCATGAACGGCGAGTCGGGGCGAAGGGCGTGCTTCGTGTCCAGCCGAGAACGACGTGATGACTTTTTCGCCCTTGAACTGATACACCCGTCGATCGGCGTCCGAGCCCACAAGGTCCGACGGAATACCGTTCGCCTCCTGTATCCGCCCCCACCGCTCCGACCGATGCAGTCGCACCTCACCACCTATGGTGGTCTTTCCATACTTGTTGTCCAACGTCAGGCGCGGTATCCAACCGACCTGCCACTGATCGAGACTGGCTCTGAACAGCAGATCTACAGAGGGGCTTGAGATAAACAGCGGCAACGTTCGTTGATCATCCGCGACGAAGCCAGCGGGCAATCGTAGATAATCGGCGGAACGGAAGTTGGCACCAAAATCGAAGTATCCATTTCCTCTTACCCAGAAAAGCGACTGACTGACGTGGAGGTTGCCGGTCGCCTGCCACTCATGATGCAGTTCAACATGTGGCTGGTGGAAATCCTCCGTATCTCGCGTGAACAGACTCGAGTTGTACCGCCGATCCACGAGGATCCCGTTGAGCCCGGTAAGCACGTCCTTGTTGGCTGCACGCGGAATCCCGGAAAATGCCAGTCCGTCGCGCTGTGGCCCGCCGTATGCCTGGAGCGTCAGAGTAGATCTCGACCCATATCGCGTAAGACCAACGAAGAAACGATTGAATTCCGTCCATGACCAGTCGCGATAGCCATCCGATTCGAGACGACTGAAACGTGCAAACGCGACGTACTTGTCACGCAGCAGCCCGCTGTTCACTTCCACCGACAAGCGCTTCGTATCGTAGGAACCATAGCCGAGAGTTACCTCGGCATACGGGTTCGGTCTATACGGCAACGCTACGATATTGATGGCCCCGCCGATTCCAACCGATCCGTAGGCTGAAGCTCCCGCTCCCCGCTGCACCTGAATGTCTTCGACGGACCCGTCGACGTCGAAGAAATTGATCCAGAACACGTTGAAGTCTTCCGGGTCGTTCTGCGGAATCCCATTGATCGAAACCGCGATTCGTCTCTGATCAAACCCCCGAATGCGAAGCGTCGAGTAACCTATGCCGTTCCCGTTCTCCGAGTAGTACGTTGTGGACGGGCGCGACGAAAGGGTGGCTGGCAGATCCTTCATATCTGGCCTGCCGCGCAACTCATCGGCGGTCAGGTTGCTGAATGTTACCGGTGTAAGCTGAGGGCGAGCGCGGTGCGCAGCGACGACTACTCCGGGATGTGTTACGGTCCTCGCGGCAAGCTCGATGTCGACGTGATACACACCGCCGACGGCGATGGTCATCTCACGGTCATCCGGATCAAAACCGAGATAGCTGGTCGTGACATGATAGCGGCCCTCTTCGACCGGGCCGATGACAAACGTGCCGTCAGCCGAGGTGGTTGTACCGTAGCGGTATTGCTGCATCGACGTGTTTAGCAGCAGGACATTGGCCCCGGCCAGGGCACGTCCCTCGTCATCCACAACCGTACCGTGTATCGTCTGTGCGATGCATGGCGAAAGGCCCTGGATACTGACTAAGAGCAGAGCCAGCAGCGTGATGCGAAGAAAGGAGAAAGGGGAAATCACGGATGTTGCATTCTGGGCCACAGCAAACACGCCGATCGGCGAGCGAAGTGGTCCCAGCGCGTGTCACTCCACGTGACTCCACAATTCTGTGCTACCATTTCCCTACGCCGGCATGATCCGGTTCAGGTCATAAGGGTATTCTCTCAGCTTCGCACTGGCGAAGCACCCCTAACGGTTCCCCGTGGCCATCATTTCAATTAACTCCTGGCGCGTCGCTAACGACAACGTCTCTCTAAGGTTCTATGTCGGCGTATGGGAATCGAGGAACGACGCACGCGTCAAATGGGTAGACTTGGAAACGCATCTAATCGTGGTTCAGGCATGCCGAACATCGTCATTCGTCCCGCATGGGCTTTGAAAGAGTCGGACTCGACGGACAAATCCACTTACGAGTCGCGCCGCACCTTCATGCGACGTCTGGGTACCGGCACCATTGGACTGGTAGCGGTGAATCCGTTCTCCTGCGGTGACGGGGCAGCCTCCCGAGCCGAGATCAACGGTCCTGACGGACCGCTGGACACGATCCCTGCCAATGCCACGCGGGTCGGTTATCCAGCAACTCGTAGTGAAAGCTTCGTGGTGCCCGAGCGCCAGATCACGGAGAGGATCACGGCCTCGTCCTACAATAATTTCTACGAGTTCGACGGTAGCTCGAAACGTGTGTGGCCGCTAACGGGCGAATACAAACCCTTCCCGTGGACCATCGAGGTCAGGGGGCTTGTTGAGAAACCGCTCACGCTGGACGTGGACGAATTAATCAGAACCATGCCACTTGAGGAGCGCGTGTATCGCTTCCGATGCGTCGAGGCGTGGTCCATGACCATTCCCTGGACGGGTTTTCCGTTGAAGAAGTTGATAGATCGCTGCAAACCGCTCTCATCGGCGACACACGTCCGATTCGTCAGCGCGAAACTTGACAAGCAGATGCCAGGAATTCCATCCCAGCCGTGGTACCCGTGGCCATACTACGAGGGCCTCAGAATGGACGAAGCGATCAATGATCTCGGCTTCGTTGCCACAGGAATGTACGGTGAGCCACTCACCAAGCAGAATGGATCACCGCTCCGGCTGGCACTCCCCTGGAAATATGGTTACAAGGGACCCAAAGCTGTGGTGCGCATCGAGTTCACGAGGAAGCAGCCGAAGACGTTTTGGAATGAGCTCCAGCCGGCAGAGTACAGCTTTCTCTCGAACGTAAACCCGAATGTCCCTCACCCCCGATGGACGCAGGCCAGCGAACGCTTCATGGCGAACTCGGAGAACATCCGCCGGGTGCCGACCCAGCTGTTTAACGGGTACGCCGACTGGGTCGGCAACCTGTATCCCGGTGAGCCTCGCGGTTAGGGCAACAGGACCAGCTGCGTCGAGTGGGCCGTGGCAGTGGCGATTGCCGGTCAGCAACTCCACGGTGATGGTCTCTAACGATGCACGGTCCGACGTCTGGCCATACACGAAGTGAGCCCGGTCCGGGACGGTCTCGTTCGGAAGTCCGTCAACTCGGGTGGGTAGTCGACGAAGTGCAATCTGTCGCAGCACAGATCCAGCATTCGGTACGGAGTTCGAATACCTCGCTGACCTTCGGCTGATCGCGGGTCCGTCGTTCATACAGCCTCGCACTGTTTACGCCCAACTTGCGAATGTGCGCCCGAATGCATAACTAAACTCCATACCCAACACGATTTACCTCGCACCACGGAGACTGACATGCTGGACCGCATAATCGGAGTATTCAAGCTCGACCCTGCCACGTTCGAAAGCATCGAGCACGACGAATCGGCGACCAGACAGGCCGGCATGATCGTGCTAGCGGTGGCCGTGCTTGGAGGACTGGGAAGTCTGGCCGCCGCATCCTTCATGGAAGGATCCGGTGTGTCCGGCGGCTTCTTCAGCAGCGTAATCAGTACGTTTGTTAGTTGGGTCGTGTG is part of the Rhodothermales bacterium genome and encodes:
- a CDS encoding glycosyltransferase, with product PEDESRHLFACNAHSPDGQNVIIQAGCEVTVDLLRNHGLNPIEVRTDEFLKAGGSVFCMKQMFWWRYPLTAMNISVVIPTLNEEEHVAEAIRSAQEDGASEVIVVDGGSTDRTVETAAELTRVISAPRGRARQMNHGAREASSEVILFLHADTRLALGSLPAIIRAVTEGFCAGCFGLRFEPSSLLLGIYGRLTVLPFKSLCFGDRGLFVVRSVFEMTGGFDDIPIFEDLEIVRRLHRMGRFVRLSERLSTSSRRFIEHGAFRQQVKNVVLWIGYHVGVSPARLARHYRYAESAGKAPLLSEERNSL
- a CDS encoding TonB-dependent receptor; translated protein: MISPFSFLRITLLALLLVSIQGLSPCIAQTIHGTVVDDEGRALAGANVLLLNTSMQQYRYGTTTSADGTFVIGPVEEGRYHVTTSYLGFDPDDREMTIAVGGVYHVDIELAARTVTHPGVVVAAHRARPQLTPVTFSNLTADELRGRPDMKDLPATLSSRPSTTYYSENGNGIGYSTLRIRGFDQRRIAVSINGIPQNDPEDFNVFWINFFDVDGSVEDIQVQRGAGASAYGSVGIGGAINIVALPYRPNPYAEVTLGYGSYDTKRLSVEVNSGLLRDKYVAFARFSRLESDGYRDWSWTEFNRFFVGLTRYGSRSTLTLQAYGGPQRDGLAFSGIPRAANKDVLTGLNGILVDRRYNSSLFTRDTEDFHQPHVELHHEWQATGNLHVSQSLFWVRGNGYFDFGANFRSADYLRLPAGFVADDQRTLPLFISSPSVDLLFRASLDQWQVGWIPRLTLDNKYGKTTIGGEVRLHRSERWGRIQEANGIPSDLVGSDADRRVYQFKGEKVITSFSAGHEARPSPRLAVHAEALVTRVQYRVYDEVFFATRLTKPYVMVNPRIGVTVNPERAWSAYGSIAYSSREPRLKSLYDGEEAGAGFLPRFETDANGRIDVDRPFVDSEHLLDFEVGVGRNDARSSITINGFWMEFMDEIVPSGGLDQFGVPRTGNADRTRHVGVESEWRVGLTRNLNMYGNFTVGRARYKRFVEFATLPDFSTVQLDRRDNPIPGFPSTNGNLELTYRRSGFRIGAFARYVGRQYIDNSGGRDATGLEDESLTVDPYFVMDASVSQTFNPASPLGGLSIGVDVNNVLNSELLLFGNVGPLGPQFFPSATRHVFFRASYVLR
- the msrP gene encoding protein-methionine-sulfoxide reductase catalytic subunit MsrP; this translates as MPNIVIRPAWALKESDSTDKSTYESRRTFMRRLGTGTIGLVAVNPFSCGDGAASRAEINGPDGPLDTIPANATRVGYPATRSESFVVPERQITERITASSYNNFYEFDGSSKRVWPLTGEYKPFPWTIEVRGLVEKPLTLDVDELIRTMPLEERVYRFRCVEAWSMTIPWTGFPLKKLIDRCKPLSSATHVRFVSAKLDKQMPGIPSQPWYPWPYYEGLRMDEAINDLGFVATGMYGEPLTKQNGSPLRLALPWKYGYKGPKAVVRIEFTRKQPKTFWNELQPAEYSFLSNVNPNVPHPRWTQASERFMANSENIRRVPTQLFNGYADWVGNLYPGEPRG